From Columba livia isolate bColLiv1 breed racing homer chromosome 27, bColLiv1.pat.W.v2, whole genome shotgun sequence:
CGACTTCTTCCGAGGACCATGAATCTCCCAGCTgggaagtcagaaagaagtgcAATGAGAAATAACTACCACCACCAAATACTTTCCCCTATAcccatttttcagcttttccattGTCTGCACTTGACTGGTTCATTTAACATGTGCGTTCCCGGGGTTTTTTCCTTCACGTTTCCTTTTCCACCAGAAAATGTCACCAACTTGCATCCAACTTTTTGCTCAGAAAACTTTTAGGTTCACTTGTGTTCCACAACCAGGCAAAGTTTGCTCCTTCAAAGCTGAAGATACATAGGGCTTTTTTCTGGAGCCCGTTTGAAGTTCAATCCCATGCCAAACAGGGTCCACCAGCTCCCATTAACGCAATATTGATACTGGGCCTGGGAAGTTGTGGGGTCGTCTGGAGTGTGATTCTGACACCAAGATGGATCCTGCTGCGCTAAGTTCAGCAGCGCTAGTGGCAGAAATCCTCGCTTGTACCCAAAAGAATGAAACGAGGCTCAACCCCTCTTTGTGAGGCATTAATAAAGGCAACCTGTGATGCTGTCAGCGCAGATGGAAAGCTCCCGGCCGCGGTCTCGCGCAGGGCAGGATGACAGGGACACTCTGCCCTGCGCCAGGCGAGGACGGGAATCGTGGCTGGGAATTGAGGGGAGCACAGAGGCCGTTTGGTCTGGGAACACCAGACCCTACAGCTTGACAGGCAGATGACAGGACAGGGTCACCTCACTCACCCCTCCCGTACACATTAACATAAGCACCTTCCAGCTTTTCTGGATTCCAAATGGTCTAAACGATGAGTATTTGGCCCTAAAGCCCTGGAGAAGTGTTCTTCTGCCATAGAAAGGCTCTTTTTATTCCTGGCACACAAAAAGTTAACAGTATTCCTAAGCATTCTGGCAAATGCGAGCGGTATGCTGGAGATAAGTTATATCAGGAGAAAGCGTTATCGCTTGGGCTTACATATTTTTGTGCTTATCCATTGGACTTTAAAAAGCTGTTGCATTTAACTACccatttttcaaagcatttattAATCATTTATTAGCTCTTTGTTAATTTGCTGTAGATGTAACTCAGCATATAAAGCGAGCCCAGTCGTTTTATAACCAAGGAGGAAAGCATTGGGTGATAGGAAAGGTTTTACTCAACCTGCTTATCTGGAAAGCACTTGGCACGCGGTGGGACAGCTCTGGGTGCTTTAGGAATAGAAATAATAGCACCTTAAACTGCCCCATCCACTGAGATACCTGGGCACTGGGTAAATTAGGTGAGAGGCTGGAGATTTCTAACCTTTAGTTATCACAGACTCACCCCAACCAAACACCCGAGGAAAATCCTTATTGTTCAGCACTACGGAGCGCAAATCCTGGGATCGGGGGGCTTCAGGAAACAGCAAAGTATCTTCCTTGCCTGAAAGAGCAGCGCTGTCGGAGTGGTTTCCTCAAAGATCTACAGGCTCTGCCAGGGGAATGAGGGTCAAATTTTCCCCAGATGTTGCAATTTCCCTATGATTACaatcaagaaataaagaaacctTTATGGAGCATCATCCCATTTCTCCTCTATCGTCCTCTGCAAggagagcagcacagcaagCGGCGAAACACAGCCACcgccaaagaaaggcaaaaaacccagcCTAAGAACTACGTGTCTTTGTTCTGTCATTATAAGAAGACATTATAAAGCCCAGGATCACCTCAGCCAGCTTGAGGCATCTTAATGAAGCACCGAATTTAGGCAGGTGTCTCTCTTTTGCTCTAGTCAACGCAGTAAGGAAGCTCTGAGAACAAGAGACGTTATTTTATAAATGTTCTTGCTTGATTTCTTCCCCAACCTGggttttaaattgcttttcagGCTTTCCTAATATACGTTTCTCTGAATGTTTGCATGTCTTCTGTTTGCCCTCAGTACAGGGAAATGCTTAAGTCAATACgtttttatttgatttgtaaATAATGCCAGAGTGACACATTATTACAGGTTCGCAGAGCTCCGACTCCATGGTGTGACGTGCCACCGACATCACCCAAGCAGGCTGCTCAGGGTAGGGGCTGAAATTCAAATAACTTGGAGAAAAGACCACCTAGAACTTCACCCTGTACCTCTGTTTAGCCCACAAATCGTCAGGAGCTGGTGAAATAATTGCTTTGGACAGATAATAAAACATCCTCCAGCAAAACTAAGGTACTTAATATACTGCCCAAGTCAATTTCCCTTATTTCTGCTGTCCTCTTGCTTTTAATAATGGTTTaatgaaaaattcaaaattaattgAAACTGGCATTAGACATCCACGTGTTCCAGTGAGGGTTTCACTGCTTCAATATTTCATAAGCTGACTTTGCTGCTACGCTCCTCCTTATTCTGGCTTTTGTAGGCTACAATATCACCTCTTTTCATAAAACAAAGGGTCCCAAACAGGCAGATGGGGGTACATAGGCAAAGCCTGCAAGCACATCACAGGCAACGCAATAAAAGCAATagctgtgtgttttccttctgccGCCATCCCCCCTTTCTTTGTAACAATGCACATCTGAGCCTTGAGTGGAAAAAGCTGGCCTAAAAATAACCAGGAGCCGTCTGAAGGTGGCTGAGGGAGTATTTGGCAGCTGTCGGGCTGTCACGTACGCTGGGACGACGGTGCTGACGGACTCGCTGACACCAGACGGGCGCTGCTGAAATGAGGATGTCCTTAGTCTCCCCTGGCACTTGCTGGGCACGTTCTGTTGGCCGGAGCCATCAGGCCATGGGGTGCCTGGGCCTGGTCCAGGTCTGGCTGCCGTCAATGAGACGCTGCCCTCGGGTGGTGCTGGGAATGGGATCAGTCCCTCGCTTCACCCCCCAGACTCTGGTTTGACAACAGGGATGAATTTGGGTTCCCCAAGTGAATAAAACCCCAATGGAGAAGGATTTACCAGGCCCAGGCTTGGAAGTTTCTGTGCATGAGATTTCTCACTGAGATCTGGGGACCAGAGCGTCATCTGTGACATTTTTTGTCCTAACAGCTTTGCACcactctgtgcctcagtttctcctgcTCTAATAGTGGTGGTGTCCTGTCTTCAAGGAGATAACTGACTTATCTATAGAGACAGACAAATATTCCAACGTTAAATGTTCCAAATGTTAAATGCTTCCAGACCATGACTGTGCTAAAAGCTGTTCCTGTTTCTCACAAGGTGCTTAATGTACACACGTGTTAGGATCTCAATCACAAGATGAGCAAACAGAAACATGACGTGAATCATCTCGAGCCTTTGCAGCAACTCAGTGGCAGAGTGAGGGCCCAAGAATCCCAGTCCCCACCAAAGCAATCGTACCTGTACAGTGAGTAAATCTGGAAAGGAAATCTTACTGGCAGAAGCTTCGGCTTTTCTCAAGCGTGCGGGGAAATCTCCATTGTCTGTAGCGTAACTGAAGGTACTTGCTGCTGTTCTTGGCAGAGACATcatgtgctggggagggaaaaaggGAGATGTAAGGAAAGGGTGGAAACCTTCCTATTTTTCAGTGGGAGAGGGGACACCTTTCTCATTCTCAATGGGAGCTGAGTGCTGCCGTGTCTGAAAATCTGACGGTTTGTGTTGTTATCTAATGGGCAAGAGCAGCCCCTTTGTAGTGAAGAGCAGACTCTGAACTCAACTATCTTGCAGCACATTGGTCTGAAAATACGGGTCTGTGGTGCGAAGAATGGACAAGGGAATTAATTCTTGTAATATAGGCTACAGGAAATTACCTACAAGATAACAGGGTGACTCGATCTTTTtgagcaaaagaaagaaaaaatgacttCCTTATCTTGATGATGTTTGCTGTAAAGTATCATCTTGTGACTGCCAGAGTCTGCCTTGCGGGATCATTCAATTACAGCGGGCGCTCGTGGCGGGCATCGCTTCCTTCCTTTTGGGGGTATTGTTGTGTTTACTGCAGTATCGCTCGTCCCTCTCGGTGTCCGGAGGCTGCTGCTGTCGCCTGTTTGCGCCGTGTGCCGGCAGCCCCGCGACGCCGTGCCCGCTCACGTGCTGGTGCGGAATACGGCCGGCCCTTCAATCAGGCAGCGATCTGCAAGGAAGAGGAAATCACGGTGATGAACCAGCGAGGAGCACGTGTGTGAGTCAATATTAGATATCTGATGGCGTGACGAGGAGTCCTGCCCCTCTCAGAGGGTCCCAGCCTGTTTGCCTACAATAATTATACAAATCTCCTAGGGGGAAACTGCTCTGCACTAATGAGGTTCTGTCTCCTCTGGCTCTCCCTCATGAGGAACTTTTCACTATGCAGAgtacttttcttcattaaaacagCCATGTTAAATAGCTGTGAGGTTCCTCAACGCCTACTTTATGAACTGATCTACCCCACAGCTGGCGTCTTTTTCGAGCAAGACACACAAGGTTACCAAACCCATTCATTTCTCACACGCACCCACGTTTCCAAGGGCAGTGGAGATCCAGCTCTCAAGCCATCGGGATGAAGAGCGCTGTGTGAAGACGTTGTAATTACTACAGGACTCAGGGGTGTGTGGAAATGATTCACCCAGACGTTTCCCAGCCAGCAGGCTCCTGCAGCCAGGTGAGCTCTTCCCTGGAATGCGAGGCACGCAGCGCGGCAACCGGGAGGAACAGGTTTGGCAGGAGGTTTTAAGCGATTCGCGGCAGACGGCCTCTTCAGAGCCACATCCCTGCCTACCCACCTCGCGGCTGGATGTTCACACTGGCCCTGGTGAGCTGGACAGGATGGACACGCTGCGGAGGAGCCTTTCTCGTTGGAAGAGGTACCACATCAAGGTCCACCTGGCTGATGAGGACCTGATGATGCCCCTCACGGTCAAGCCCAGAGACACGGTGATGGACCTACGGGCTCTCTTAGTCCGGGAGGGCGTCACGTCCTGGAAGAAGTCGTTTTA
This genomic window contains:
- the TINCR gene encoding TINCR ubiquitin domain containing isoform X1, giving the protein MRGTQRGNREEQVWQEVLSDSRQTASSEPHPCLPTSRLDVHTGPGELDRMDTLRRSLSRWKRYHIKVHLADEDLMMPLTVKPRDTVMDLRALLVREGVTSWKKSFYYNSRQLEEHETLKEANIQNGSVLLLVSNTSLQLGRKAMSIPAKAENLFGP
- the TINCR gene encoding TINCR ubiquitin domain containing isoform X2, which codes for MRGTQRGNREEQVWQEVLSDSRQTASSEPHPCLPTSRLDVHTGPGELDRMDTLRRSLSRWKRYHIKVHLADEDLMMPLTVKPRDTVMDLRALLVREGVTSWKKSFYYNSRQLEEHETLKEANIQNGSVLLLVSNTSAGSLPEVVSSSGSWT
- the TINCR gene encoding TINCR ubiquitin domain containing isoform X3, producing the protein MRGTQRGNREEQVWQEVLSDSRQTASSEPHPCLPTSRLDVHTGPGELDRMDTLRRSLSRWKRYHIKVHLADEDLMMPLTVKPRDTVMDLRALLVREGVTSWKKSFYYNSRQLEEHETLKEANIQNGSVLLLVSNTSVCFPESYSLNF
- the TINCR gene encoding TINCR ubiquitin domain containing isoform X4 codes for the protein MRGTQRGNREEQVWQEVLSDSRQTASSEPHPCLPTSRLDVHTGPGELDRMDTLRRSLSRWKRYHIKVHLADEDLMMPLTVKPRDTVMDLRALLVREGVTSWKKSFYYNSRQLEEHETLKEANIQNGSVLLLVSNTR